In one Candidatus Leptovillus gracilis genomic region, the following are encoded:
- a CDS encoding glycosyltransferase family 39 protein, with the protein MIAKRLIATAVLLLMFALAVSSLAHTSPTFDEQGFITRGLGYVRGENQWLRVGHPLGLNALNAALLRGDASVQLPTSDPSWQLPSFHRPSELFLWEIGNDVAHVMFLARLPTIWLGLLLAALAGRWAGQLAKNEWAALLALVLVAFDPNILAHTRLATTDLGLTFFAFLSGYTLWRFGQRPSWSRALFAGIAFGLLQNTKFTAGLFVPIFALVILINLGVRSAECGARNLFRTPYSALRIFLMLLVAYVLIAPFTLWATYGFQIGALPQNLPTLAQLGGLTVPLSHHLEQLLDIGGRLQKSTPAFLLGSYSDNGWWYYFPVAFLLKTPLPTLLLLAWAIVRYLRLTIDDLRLKDWSSIVNRQSFVFLLVPVLGYFAIALTTDVNLGYRHILPVLPYLYVFIAVTLLNSHFPIPNSSFIILPALLWLFAAALWLHPHYLAYFNILAGGPNGGWRALVDSNLDWGQDLGNLKQWMDANEVDHVWLSYFGEGRPEYYGIHYSGLDSWPPRLMDPGARPFYPHDPAPGLYAISATTLQGVHFADHDLFAWFRDREPVAKIGYSIFIYEVKERGEMVDVSLGGVQLDELAPADFARFQSNRVTLGWFDPATAVLIPESDNRWVVLPAAPVLADEWGYTADWELVAQTAVYRLYRLPPMDDGYKRPRVEFTAQGGTIGLLNWVMAQTAVPGQPFTLHTHWRKTSSPQPLSIFIHLTNEAGDIVAQWDGLGAKWQGWRPQTLLWQAHTIPLPADLPPGKYDVRVGLYNPENGRRLLTPTDADFALLGQFTIHN; encoded by the coding sequence ATGATAGCCAAACGTTTGATCGCTACGGCCGTTCTGTTGCTGATGTTTGCCCTGGCAGTCAGCAGTTTGGCGCACACGTCGCCCACGTTTGACGAACAGGGGTTTATTACGCGCGGTTTGGGCTATGTGCGCGGCGAAAACCAATGGCTGCGCGTGGGCCATCCGCTGGGGCTGAACGCGCTGAATGCGGCGCTGCTGCGGGGCGATGCGTCTGTGCAGCTGCCTACGTCTGACCCTTCCTGGCAGCTGCCCAGCTTTCACCGGCCGTCTGAGTTGTTCTTGTGGGAAATTGGCAACGATGTGGCCCACGTGATGTTCCTGGCCCGTCTGCCGACCATCTGGTTGGGGCTGCTGTTGGCGGCGTTGGCCGGCCGTTGGGCCGGGCAACTGGCGAAAAATGAGTGGGCGGCGCTGCTGGCGCTGGTGTTGGTGGCCTTCGACCCTAACATTCTGGCGCACACCCGCCTGGCGACGACGGATTTGGGACTTACCTTTTTTGCTTTTTTATCTGGCTATACGTTGTGGCGGTTTGGGCAACGGCCGTCCTGGTCCCGCGCCCTCTTTGCCGGAATAGCCTTCGGCTTATTACAAAACACCAAATTTACCGCCGGGCTGTTTGTGCCGATCTTCGCCCTCGTCATCCTTATCAATTTGGGAGTGCGGAGTGCGGAGTGCGGAGCGCGGAATCTATTTCGCACTCCGTACTCCGCACTCCGCATTTTCCTTATGCTCCTTGTCGCCTACGTCCTCATCGCCCCATTCACTTTGTGGGCGACCTATGGGTTTCAGATTGGGGCGCTGCCGCAAAATTTGCCCACGCTGGCGCAGTTGGGCGGCCTTACTGTGCCGTTGTCCCATCACCTGGAGCAGTTGTTGGATATTGGCGGCCGGTTGCAGAAATCCACGCCCGCGTTTTTGCTCGGTAGTTATTCTGATAACGGCTGGTGGTATTATTTCCCGGTGGCTTTTCTGCTCAAAACGCCGCTGCCGACGCTGCTGCTGTTGGCCTGGGCCATTGTGCGCTATTTACGATTGACGATTGACGATTTACGATTAAAAGACTGGTCGTCAATCGTCAATCGTCAATCGTTTGTCTTCTTACTGGTTCCAGTCCTGGGTTACTTTGCCATTGCCCTCACCACCGACGTCAACCTGGGCTACCGCCACATCTTGCCCGTCTTGCCCTATCTCTATGTCTTCATCGCCGTCACCCTCCTCAATTCACATTTCCCAATTCCCAATTCATCATTTATCATTCTTCCCGCTCTTCTCTGGCTCTTCGCCGCCGCTCTCTGGCTCCATCCCCACTACCTGGCCTACTTCAACATTTTGGCGGGTGGCCCCAACGGTGGTTGGCGCGCTCTGGTAGACAGCAACCTGGATTGGGGCCAGGATTTGGGCAATCTGAAGCAGTGGATGGATGCCAATGAGGTTGACCACGTCTGGTTGAGTTATTTTGGCGAAGGGCGGCCTGAGTATTACGGCATTCACTACAGCGGTCTGGACAGTTGGCCGCCGCGCCTGATGGACCCGGGGGCACGGCCGTTTTACCCCCACGACCCCGCTCCCGGTTTATACGCCATCAGCGCCACTACTCTGCAAGGCGTCCACTTCGCCGACCACGATCTGTTTGCCTGGTTTCGGGACCGCGAGCCGGTGGCTAAAATTGGTTACAGCATTTTCATTTACGAGGTAAAGGAGCGTGGTGAGATGGTTGACGTTTCGTTAGGTGGCGTGCAACTGGATGAATTGGCCCCGGCTGATTTTGCCCGTTTCCAGAGCAATCGGGTGACGCTGGGCTGGTTTGATCCGGCTACGGCCGTTTTAATCCCTGAATCTGACAACCGCTGGGTGGTCTTACCGGCCGCGCCTGTTTTGGCCGATGAATGGGGCTATACGGCCGATTGGGAATTGGTGGCGCAAACGGCCGTTTACCGCCTGTACCGCCTGCCGCCGATGGACGATGGCTATAAACGGCCGCGCGTGGAATTTACCGCCCAGGGCGGGACGATTGGCCTGCTGAACTGGGTGATGGCGCAAACGGCCGTTCCCGGCCAACCGTTCACCCTCCACACCCATTGGCGCAAAACCTCGTCGCCGCAACCTCTCAGCATCTTCATCCACCTCACCAATGAGGCTGGTGACATTGTGGCGCAGTGGGATGGCCTGGGCGCAAAGTGGCAGGGCTGGCGGCCGCAAACCCTTCTGTGGCAGGCGCACACCATCCCCCTGCCCGCTGACCTGCCGCCGGGCAAATATGACGTGCGCGTTGGGCTGTACAACCCTGAAAACGGCCGTCGCCTGCTCACCCCCACCGACGCCGACTTCGCCCTCCTCGGCCAATTCACAATTCACAATTAA
- a CDS encoding phospholipid carrier-dependent glycosyltransferase, whose translation MSLRLSRSPALLLLLVLLLAAFLRFWQLSDLPPGLYHDEAYNGLDALALLQGKTFPQFYEGWELYAQDAHASSPAQPTRFPIFFEGNYGREPLHIYLMALSIWLFGPTPFAIRFVPALFGVLAVFTTYLAADAIVNRQSSIANRQSSIRNPKSEIPLLAAFFMAVLFPAIHFSRFGLRMMPFVVVETLAVYFFWRGVNGAEERGSGGEQENRQSSILNRQWFPFVLAGLFLGLGVYVYAVGRMLPLLFALFVPLWFWRDRAARRLWPQVAVMAAVSLLTALPLLLYFARYPYFFSFRMSYVANKGKGVVEGRPYLTWLYNIGRVFRGLFWQGETHLRHNLPGRPYLDPIQAILFLVGLVHLLRQKFNPRAIFLLIWLIVMLLPTILSGDAPHFGRMSGAAPVIAILIAIGLEKLIQLSPHSQFTIHNSQFILLFLLASLFFTVRDYFFRYANHPQLAADFHLPDWELGQYAAAQPADAALYFTPTQEEMATIYFALADPERLRSYAGGQGLVPMGEEGQTAVYLLRPTAQQALAELQAIFPTGYIAAQYPNFIAFHLPAAAPRLPVAEISSISFADTITLRGWQAAPADEALNVTLVWQAQAPIGQNYTAFVHLVNEAGELVAQLDRPPAGYPTADWRVGEMVLDTYRLPLPLDLPPGQYTIQTGFYSWPELVGLGETAVVLGQFNR comes from the coding sequence ATGTCTCTCCGTCTCTCCCGCTCTCCCGCTCTCCTTCTCCTCCTGGTTCTCCTGCTGGCTGCCTTTTTGCGCTTCTGGCAGCTAAGCGACCTGCCGCCCGGCCTGTACCATGACGAAGCCTACAACGGCCTGGATGCCCTCGCGCTGCTCCAGGGCAAAACCTTCCCGCAGTTCTACGAGGGCTGGGAACTGTACGCCCAGGATGCCCACGCCAGCAGCCCCGCCCAACCCACGCGCTTCCCCATTTTCTTTGAGGGCAATTACGGCCGTGAACCCCTGCACATCTACCTCATGGCCCTTTCCATCTGGCTCTTCGGCCCCACCCCCTTTGCCATTCGTTTCGTCCCCGCTCTCTTTGGCGTCCTGGCCGTCTTCACCACCTATCTGGCGGCAGACGCAATCGTCAATCGCCAATCGTCAATCGCCAATCGCCAATCGTCAATCCGAAATCCGAAATCCGAAATCCCTCTTTTGGCCGCCTTCTTCATGGCTGTTCTTTTTCCCGCCATTCATTTCAGCCGCTTCGGCCTGCGCATGATGCCCTTCGTGGTGGTCGAAACGTTGGCCGTTTACTTTTTTTGGCGCGGTGTGAATGGTGCAGAGGAGCGGGGGAGCGGGGGAGAACAGGAAAATCGTCAATCGTCAATCCTCAATCGTCAATGGTTTCCGTTTGTCCTGGCTGGCTTGTTTTTGGGGTTGGGGGTGTATGTGTATGCGGTTGGGCGGATGCTGCCGCTGTTGTTTGCGCTGTTTGTGCCGCTCTGGTTTTGGCGGGATAGAGCGGCGCGGCGGTTGTGGCCGCAGGTGGCGGTGATGGCGGCTGTTTCCCTGCTTACAGCGCTGCCGCTGCTGCTATACTTCGCTCGCTATCCCTATTTTTTCTCTTTTCGCATGTCTTATGTGGCGAATAAAGGCAAGGGGGTGGTGGAAGGACGGCCGTATCTCACCTGGCTCTACAATATCGGGCGTGTGTTCCGGGGGTTGTTCTGGCAGGGCGAAACCCATTTGCGCCACAATTTACCAGGACGGCCGTATCTGGACCCTATCCAGGCCATCCTCTTCCTCGTGGGGTTGGTCCACCTCCTGCGGCAAAAATTCAACCCCCGCGCCATCTTCCTGCTGATCTGGCTCATCGTCATGCTGCTGCCCACCATCCTTAGCGGCGACGCCCCCCACTTCGGCCGCATGTCCGGCGCCGCCCCCGTTATCGCCATCCTCATCGCCATCGGCCTGGAAAAACTAATCCAACTCTCTCCCCATTCACAATTCACAATTCACAATTCACAATTCATCCTTCTCTTCCTCCTCGCCTCCCTCTTCTTCACCGTGCGCGACTACTTCTTCCGTTACGCTAACCATCCCCAACTGGCGGCCGATTTTCACTTGCCCGATTGGGAGTTGGGGCAGTACGCCGCCGCCCAACCGGCCGACGCCGCACTTTACTTTACGCCCACCCAGGAAGAAATGGCGACCATCTACTTTGCCCTGGCCGACCCGGAGCGGCTGCGCAGCTATGCCGGTGGGCAGGGGCTTGTGCCAATGGGGGAAGAAGGGCAAACGGCCGTTTACCTCCTCCGCCCCACCGCTCAGCAGGCCCTTGCCGAGCTGCAAGCCATCTTTCCTACCGGCTACATCGCCGCCCAATATCCCAACTTCATCGCCTTCCACCTTCCTGCCGCCGCGCCGCGCCTGCCGGTGGCCGAAATCTCCTCTATTTCCTTTGCCGATACCATCACCCTGCGCGGCTGGCAGGCAGCGCCGGCTGATGAGGCGCTGAACGTCACCCTGGTCTGGCAGGCGCAAGCGCCCATTGGCCAAAATTACACCGCCTTCGTCCACCTGGTTAACGAAGCCGGCGAATTGGTGGCCCAATTGGACCGCCCGCCAGCCGGCTACCCCACCGCCGATTGGCGTGTAGGCGAGATGGTGCTGGACACTTATCGCCTGCCGCTGCCACTCGATTTGCCGCCGGGCCAGTACACCATTCAGACCGGGTTTTACAGCTGGCCGGAACTGGTGGGATTGGGGGAAACGGCCGTTGTCCTGGGCCAATTCAACCGCTAA